A single Glycine soja cultivar W05 chromosome 14, ASM419377v2, whole genome shotgun sequence DNA region contains:
- the LOC114383428 gene encoding pentatricopeptide repeat-containing protein At1g62670, mitochondrial-like, translated as MAFAVRALWAVRKSCRGSPRRYCFSKHAHSNSNSHSNSNPLLLKLLQVPNSHIKTTLDQEMASLQSSQRSWDFLITSLSPSSSDKARLILEWILEKMLKENEKDRDLFSELIFLCGKVKDVMLGMRVFSSMEATGVKPNSLVFNSLISVCLSSHDIVTAVSLFEIMESSESYKPDFHTYNIFISAFSKSGNVDAMLAWYSAKKAARLGPDLQMFESLISGCVNSRKFKIADRIFEEMMISGIVPSASIIESMLNGICKQKRLGRAEEFFTFAMDSGWEINENMVDKLVAMYLQLGKAEEMEGLLKTMMKPCVTTTGVLTRIHCGIVKMYAMVDRLDDIEFAVGRMLKQGLSFTSADDVEKVICSYFRREAYDRLDIFLECLKRCYVLNKSTYDLLISGYKRARLLEKVERVMEDMKSAGLV; from the exons ATGGCATTTGCAGTTAGGGCTTTATGGGCAGTGAGAAAGAGTTGCAGAGGAAGTCCTCGCCGTTATTGTTTCAGCAAACATGcgcattcaaattcaaattcacattcaaattcaaatcccCTTCTCTTGAAATTGCTTCAGGTTCCGAACTCGCACATTAAAACGACGCTGGATCAGGAAATGGCTTCCCTTCAAAGCTCGCAACGTTCTTGGGACTTCCTTATTACCTCTCTCTCCCCTTCTTCCTCCGACAAAGCTCGATTG ATTTTGGAATGGATTTTGGAGAAGATGctgaaagaaaatgagaaagatCGAGATCTCTTCTCTGAACTCATCTTTCTATGTGGAAAAGTGAAGGACGTGATGCTAGGAATGCGTGTGTTTAGTTCTATGGAGGCTACTGGAGTTAAACCCAATTCACTAGTTTTCAATTCCCTTATAAGTGTTTGTTTGTCTTCCCATGATATTGTTACAGCAGTTAGTTTATTTGAGATCATGGAGAGTTCAGAGAGCTATAAACCTGATTTTCACACTTATAATATCTTTATTTCAGCATTTTCCAAGTCAGGGAATGTTGATGCCATGTTAGCTTGGTACTCAGCGAAGAAGGCTGCCAGACTTGGTCCTGATCTTCAAATGTTTGAATCCCTCATATCAGGCTGTGTTAATTCTAGAAAGTTTAAGATTGCTGATAGAATTTTTGAAGAAATGATGATTTCTGGAATTGTTCCTAGTGCTTCCATAATTGAAAGTATGCTTAATGGGATTTGCAAGCAAAAGAGATTGGGTCGGGCAGAGGAGTTTTTCACGTTTGCGATGGATTCTGGATGGGAAATAAATGAGAACATGGTTGATAAGTTAGTAGCTATGTATCTTCAACTAGGGAAAGCGGAAGAAATGGAAGGTCTACTTAAAACTATGATGAAGCCCTGTGTTACTACTACTGGTGTTCTCACACGAATTCATTGTGGGATTGTGAAGATGTATGCAATGGTAGATAGATTGGATGATATAGAGTTTGCTGTGGGTAGAATGCTTAAACAAGGGTTGTCATTCACAAGTGCAGATGATGTTGAAAAGGTCATCTGCTCATACTTTAGAAGGGAAGCTTATGATAGGCTAGACATATTCTTGGAATGTTTAAAGAGATGCTATGTCCTTAATAAATCAACATATGATTTGTTGATATCTGGCTATAAAAGAGCACGCTTGCTTGAAAAAGTAGAAAGGGTGATGGAAGACATGAAATCAGCAGGATTAGTTTAA